ccccgccttggctaacaagaataaggattaccactataacttgctcacttaaacgggtggagtggcacctatacaaaccaggttaattagcacagggctgacctcaacctttacatacaatccttaccaggctggattactcCCCCCTTAGAccatgcctggaaacactcagattttacaatcaaatggtacagaaatagtactttcacgtaaagcagatttgtacccaaatacgcacaatcacatacacatcaatagcatgaatatagtgtaagctcagtgatgcaggttttgttcaatcaatactcaacacaatataatcagtatgatgcttaagagtattcaacacagtataatcagtatgatgcttaagagtattcaacacagtataatcagtatgatgctcaaaagtattcaacacaaatctaaacaaggtatttcagtagcacatcaatattccaagtatactacatagataatcaaactagttcgaaaagagttttcctcaatgaaagatgcacaacacttgtttgaaaaatacttgcttgtttgaaaaatctttgcacactaaaaaaaaaaaaaaaaaaagctattggacacttgcaacaaaatgaaaatatccaaagcttccttggtttaatcccacacaagatttataatagagaaattcgtgggataaacctaagttaagctcccaaagaaattatctcaagcacacaaacaagtgggagtattagcacaaATTAACAATCACATTAACAAaagaagaactctcacaatctcagattttatcaaaatgatgcaagtttgagagtaatTGGGCAAAGGGTGATTTTTcagtagagagaatttttggcgtaatcactttgctaatctaaccctaatcatgcaaatggagtcatatttatagccaagggtaaaaatataactgtttgggatataatgggaataattaaaaaggtcccaaatgattaaaatccaattagccctacttaaccctattttactgcggttaaaattattttaaccggcTGGGGTTCGGGTGGCCAAACCTAAGTTTGGTCGCTCGTCCAGACACATGCTAAAATGGTGTTCAATGTAGTTCGATCGCTCGGATATATCTTCGGTAGCCTGAATTAAAGTTAGTAGCCAaacttcgtgacttcgggtgcccggtccaatgttcggtggcccgaacacGTGTTCAGTCCCTCGGGGTCGTTTTTGAATTAAAAGCATCAGTCGCCTGAGTTGATGAACAGTCCCTTTCAAGGGGCTCGGGCGCCCAGAGAAGATATGTGTATtcaagggtcggtcgaccgagagactggtcaacattttgacttgtcAACATTCGAGCGCCTGaagagttttgtactccaagggtggttcggtcgcccgagctctcacaAAATGCttagatttgtttaattaaagcacaatttcaacacatttatatgttatatgctatatgtgtgagtgttggagcctagggtcttgctatggtctaattgagcttacgctataCCCTATATGCATGGTGTGTAGGTAAGAAACATACACATCacatcctaggttactattatagacccatattatagacattaaatttacaattacaaattacaagtcttcgGGGTCTTCATGTTtcctcaagtgtccttccttgggatatttatttaagcctgcacaaacacttgacaatcatcaaatatcagtatttgtcattatcaaaaccaggtgcgacctataaggtcaacagtttgagAGAAGGTAAGGGAGAgaacaaggagagagagagagagagagagagagagagaggagagagaggagagaggagagagaggagagagagagagagagagagagagagagagagagggaagagaagGGGAAACAGGGAGTTAGGGTGCGCTAAAGACTTCTAAAGAAAGGGAGAGTAAGTATAAGGGTAGGGGGAAGGAACCTACCAACGAGAGAGGCCCATCAAGAAGACCCGACCCGgcctgcatggtcgggtcacatcaaggtttgtatatattatttttattttttttctttcttctttcttcttttttttaccTTAGAGAATGAGCCCCATTTCAACTCTCCTAGAGCCCATTTCTCTCaaactcaaaacatggaagttgtagataatcttctcatctttctttaGGATTTCGAATCTTCttaatcggagctcggacggagaagttatgcacgaattacaaattaatgccggttttagctcccgataattttcctgcgataaaaagggaaattttttctttttttatttctaaaaagggaagtattagtgacggttctcaaatctgtcactaataatgggcccctagtgatgaatttacaaattcgtcattaatactttgaactaaattttttttttttatttttttaaaaagggaagtattagtgacggttctcaaatctgtcattAATAATGGGCCAaaagtgacgaatttgtaaattcgtcactaatactctaaactaaaagtttgaatttttttttttaaaaaggggaagtattagtgacggttcttaaatccatcactaataaggggccaatagtgacgaatttgtaaattcttcactaatactctgcactaaaaatttttaattttttttaaaagggaagtattagtgacggttctcaaatctgtcactaataatgggcttgttggccttacaaggcttaaaatcttgttatcttgttttgatactaacaaacaagtggaatttaatatatttgtgtgagtaatgatatttcaaggctcacatatgagaaagtaaagtcaaagtactcacaaggatcaaatgaagtttaaatgagtcaaagcatggatttaaagatgatatattaaaccttgaagaatatgaggacattaATGAGTTGTTGAaggccaaggaatgtttaaagtcaaaagagccaaagaaaagtaaagtgagagggctcaaagaatattaaagcttgaggatcaagaaagggccaaagcaagcatgaagacttgagcgtttagaatgttaatgtcttagaagtctcatggaagtgatttaatgtttaaaatatcgtttgaaatattttgaagctcttaggttaacttcttggacctaaatacattttaaaatacctgaaaaatatttttataaggttaaaaattattttaacaaggttagaatcatttttggaataaaaagcaccaaaaagagtttttccaaatgctgtcagtttttatacatccatattgaggtgaatttttatcaatcttaaactccttattttaaaatatgttaaatagaaaagttgtaaaattttctcttagctttcttttgacaccaatacACCTAGTTTGGAGTTataaataaaaagttatggccaaaacactgaaatgagGTCACTACtatcaaacatctgaacactattcacagGAGGGACTTCAGCTatctgaacagcacacagaaccacttcagactTCTAAACTCAacacctcagacatctgaagattttttgaaaaaaaaaaataaaaaggcagtagctgttcatacgtctgaaccctacttcagacatttgaccctgtgtctagttcattttttaaggggttttaggaacttcagatgactgaactcgaattttcagacatctaaacactgtttaacgagaaatttttttaaattctgatattttaaaatataaccgtttgagctccaaactttctaaaaacttgggaaactctccaAGGAAACTctagcaacatggaaacaagtttgaaagcctataaatacatggttttgcaaatcaaaatacatccaagaattgaaaaatctgttttgaaaaGCTAAaaacactcttgttcttacaagttctcttgctcactcattgcaaaactcttttgctaagatattctgaagtgctgatccttcttccattgaattcctactgctaatccacttctaagaaggatattggtgaattctacacttgagtttcattttatttcatattgatattttacattgaagtatatagtgctgaaattgtactaacttgctctttgagagagtatacttgtacgcagatcttatcttgtgtttcttgtacttctttgacattccaaggattgtttggatcgttggctaagcaaggggatattgcttagagaggcggtctctagcctaaaggagtcaccggatgaggggatatcatttggagaaggcaggctctagccttaacaaagaaGTGTTGTAAAGATTTTATTCCACCCATCAACAGAATAGGTTTattgaatcctttgatggtttgccaaaggcgaggacgtaggctgggtataagccgaacctcgtaaaaattcccgtctcactctctctttccctattctttattttcagtgcatatttaaattgtgtggatgatttaaatttgaaaatcatataaactacgtatatttggaaatcaaacaaacttaaggtttaattttgatttgggttgcggaaaccgaaagggagtacgttggttacatcatctcttgcgaaaaccatacgggagtacgttacttggttaacatcccaaagataaatttaccaagagtttattggagttctaaatatttggaaagagtgattagattcatctatacagggctttatatcagcaagtataAATTCTCATTTACtacagggtttgattcaaatttggctaatataaacaaacaaccatcttgagttgttatattacataagtgttgtgtattgacttgtttgtttactttctaaaTATAGtcgattggtttggttgaatgattggatgtttgaatggttaaaaattaaataaagaaactaagttcttaagtgtttaacaaattaaacaaataagtcacaaactggttaaaagaaataaaataagtttaagaattctaaaaggaattaaaagaaatttttaaaggccaattcaccccccctcttgggaagctattcctaattttagggctaatagtgacgaatttacaaattcgtcactaatattctgaaataaatttttttttattttttttaaataatagtagtgacggttatttaatcatcccttatgtttatcttttagtgacggatttaattcgtcactaataccatagaaatcgtcgctaatatttttccagGATAATTTCTGCGCGAAAAATGTTTTCGCACTATTTTTTTCGATTTTttgtgacgaaactattagtgacgaattcaatttcgtcactaatagtgccgtattagtaacagttactagaaccgtcactaataccctactattagtgacgaatttgaatctgtcactaataacagTATGTGACCAGCATGCTTTAAGtgtttaaaaaaaacataaacatatataatcatcatttctCTAATTATAAAACATGTAGCTTATTTTCATCATATGAACAACCCCATAGTATATAACAGCAATTGCATAAATGTACAGATATGCAGAATAGGACACGCCCTCAAActctataccatgtataaatccccacaaTCGGGGTTGACTGCCCGTACTATCTCAATACAGCCTGGGTACACGATCAAGAGGCAAACTCACACTAAGACTGCCCCTACTGTTTCAATACAGCATGGgttcatatagatcaaaagtatGGTGCCCTCACTAGCAACAGATTTGTGCCTACACTATCAGTCCACAAGGTTCCTacagcatatcgtgcaatttaagcaatttaaacactcttttgaaatcatttcacaaaacacatcgtTACGTGAAATCCAGCTCGTAGCCTTCAAATAAACTTCCTCCATTTTCACaacagttccaatatttcacaacatcaacacctGCCACACAGTTTCCCAAATTCGAAAACAACCCGAAAGTAAATATAAACAGTTAATATCACTGTACgagttttaaaaaacaaaaacaacactTCCCACCGGTGAAAAGGTCTAAAATGACAAGTACAATAATGTAtaaatataacatttgaatttgaccagttggttttgaaaataaagtcggttTACTAAACCGAgacccaaaaaccataaaacctcCATAACTTGAtatctaaaattttttttcaacatttcaacgattcatattgtataaatTACTGTATTAACATAACCCCTTTACCTGTGTGTGAATTGGAGTCCGAAACGACCCGGAACTCAAGCCCTAACTTTCCAAATCCCAAACCTAAATGGTTCAAAACAACGACACGAAAACCCCGAAACCTTATactcgaagaacaatacttcagtaTAATCTCATATACTACAGATCTACCGGACCAAAAGCAAAAAccgacccttacctcaattttcgGGAAAAACTCGGAAAACTCCGAAATGAAATtatgatccgtagaacttgtagagattccttccctgatccacgtagcaatgtcggatcgtcgattctagCAACACACACCCCataaatcttagagagagagagagagagagagagagagagagagagagaatgagagtttataaagaaaagCCTAACTTAACCtttataatcaaaataaatatctcttccaagatatttatatataatatctcaaaatatctcctttcaaaatatatcttctccaaaatatctctttatttatttattatacatatatttttttttcaggttacTACAAAATTaacatgaatttcaaatttgaaagtTCACTAAAATGTGAAATGCACCCAAAATAGCGGAGATACTACTAAAATTAACATTGTTACATTTATGGCATAAAAGATAGAGCATCACCTCACCAGTTATACTTCTATTATAGGCTAATGGAGATACTGCTAAAATTTACATTGTTACATTTATGGCATAAAAGATGGAGCATCACCTCACCACTTATTCTCCTATTGTAGGCTAAACGATATTTTATAGAATTCAACCATTAAGGTTTCAATTGAACCACCATCCCCTCATGCATAGAATTTTCCAAGCTTACTTTGTTATTGAAGTTCGACATAATCGACAAGAAGTATTGGACACCACTTCTTCTTCCAATTTCTTCGAACTTTCATTGGAGAAGCTCAAGTCCTTGTCATTTGTGTGCTCATATTACAGCAAAATACATTTGCTCAATTTGGATACATGTTGTGTTCTtcctttatctttattttttatttaacaatatttgtaatagaTTGATACTTTTAATATGTTGTCATAGGGAACCAATGTTTTGAGAAAAAAACTCATATATGAAGtccaatttagaaaatatttttgtgcatttgtatgaaatttttatttattcaagATTTTAACCACTAACATATTTTGACCATTGTTTTAAACATGAGATAATATGAAGTACCGTAAAGTGTAAACTTGGTGCATTCATGATATAATTAGATATGGGATCACTAATACTCAATGCTTAATTATGATTTATAATtatatcttttcaaatattttactAAAATTAGACTTTAATATACCAAAACATTTAGGGTCTTAATGTTTTTCTTATCATACcctataataattaaatgatcGTAGGAATTTGttctcaaaaaataattaattgtcaaattaTGAGCATTAAGAAATTTGGGTAGGAGAATTATCTTGAAATTTTATAGCATCTGTGATTGAATTTTAGTTATgatagtattaataactaaaataaaaatgtaaaataaaatgaataatacTAGTAAATAATTTAGTTTaagaaacaataaataaataattaattttttgaaaacctccataaataaaatgattaacaTTTTAAAACTTCTCATAAAATTTTGGTTCAATTTTTCTAGGCTTTAATgataattgaattaatatttttgtaaCTGCTAATGATGAATTGAATCAATAACTTatctaataattaataataattgtttaataatttatataatcattttaataaacaaatttaaattaatttttgaaatagtaaataattaatattttaaactctcatataaataaatttatttgtattaaaaatatccttatacttttttatcttattttttactCTCTAGTAGTATTTTTGTAGCAATATTTTCTagttaatataataattaagttttTAAATCTTATAACAGtcgataataataaataaaagtataattattataatattataatattattttagtaaCATAGTCCTTGAAAAACTATTACTGCATTCCAAAGTTaatcttaaatttttaaatatttaattacatAACCTAATTAATATTTTGAGAACCATTAACAAATTGATTACTATTTTAAAACCTCCCTGGAAATTCAtaatttagttttttaaaaaaataataaggaTTGAACTAATATTTTTAACCACTAATAATGactaaattaataaattttctaataattaataataaattgtaTTAACCACTAATAGGATTGAATTATcttattaaataattattatagtaatttctattttaaaaccatatcataaataaatttacgagtctttaaaatattttttataattttgtaattttatttttaactatTAATAATATTTAAAGCAATATATATTTTGTAGTTATTATTAACAATTAAATCATCAAATTTTATAACCACCAATGAtaatagatattattttattaatgcaatacaaaaaaaaaaaaaaattgcataccattccataccaaatttttaattattaatttttaaatattcaattaaaaaatcatatttaattttatacttaatattatataattatattttaatttaaatatatcaatttttgaaacttgtgcctaaaatatatttttactattaATAAGAATATAAGTCTTTCAATGATGAGTGAATTTAAGTAGATAATGATAGGGGAGTAGACTTATTATTTTGACGgatattttcatttgaatttttgcaaaaaaaatataagaataataattaaaaataaaaatttaggtTCGATTTTTACAAATCTTTGAGGCAAGTATTTTTATTGTTAAGAATTCGATGCCTACTGGGACATGCGAAGTTACATGGCAACTCGAACGTGTCGCCCCGTTGCAGTCGTCTCATGAATATTTCATAGATCTTCCAGTCACTTCATCTTTTCCCATCTGGTAGGCCCACAGTCGGCACAGACCTCTGACAACTACGACTAACATTTCGCCCTTTTTTAAATGTTTAAGATCCGCATTTTTAAGTGGCTAAGGATCGTCCACGTGTCTCTCCGTACTCGTCAGCAATCAGACTGCCCCCATCGTCTTCATCTCCCCTCTTCCAACGCAGAGCTGCACATGAACAATACCGTTCCGAAGCTCATAGTGGTACacgccagagagagagagagagagagttgcagtAGGAACAAAATAGATGGGGATCGAGGAAGATAGCGGGAAGATTTTCCCCTCCGGGTGGGTGACCGCGAAGCCGTGTGACTCATGCGAATCGGCGGCGGCGCTGGTTTTCTGCCGTGTTGACTCGGCGTTCTTGTGCGCAGGATGCGACGAGAGGCTGCACAAAACGACGTCGGGGCATGAGAGGGTGTGGATGTGCGAGGTCTGCGAGCAGGCCCCCGCTGCCGTTACCTGCAAGGCCGACGCCGCTGCTCTCTGCGTCGCCTGCGACCGCGACATCCACTCCGCAAACCCCCTCGCCCGCCGCCACGACCGCATCCCTGTCGTTCCCTTCTACGTCTCCGCCACTTCCGTCCTCAAATCCTCCCCCGTAGCCGGCGCCAGTGCCCTAGTTCCCAAAGATGCCGGCATCGACGACGACGGAGACCACAGCTTTACCATAGAGGAGGCCGAGGAAGCGGAAGCCGCCTCTTGGATTCTTCCCAACCCCAATACCTCTAATCAAAAATTCGCCGAGGACCTGAAACCCGGCGAGCTCTTCTTCGGCGACGTCGACCCGTTCCTCGATTTCGAGAGTGGTGCTTCGATGAATGGGCGTTTTCAGCAGCACAACAGTGGCGGCTCGGATAGCGTAGTTCCGATTAAGAACAAAGCCCTTGGCCCTTCTTTGATCAATCATCGGGCATCGGAAAATTGCTTCGACGTTGATTTCTGTAGATCCAAGCTTTCTTCTTACAGTTCCCTTAGCCAGAGCGTATTCCCCATGCCCCTGGAACTAATTCTTTTCATTTTCGTTTCCGATTTTGAAAGCACTTCAAAACTTTAGTTTGCTGAATATAAGTAGTAATTTTCTACTATTTCGCTGCAGGTTTCATCGGATGTGGGAGTTGTGCCGGACGGGAACTCTGCATCGGAGGTATCGTATCCGCACGGGAAGCAAATTAGCGGCGGCGTTGATCCTAGCGGTTCGACGGCTTCAAATCAGGCCAGCCAAAGTTGTGGGTCGAGTGACagggaagctagggttttgaGGTACAGAGAAAAGAGGAAGAACCGAAAGTTCGAGAAGACGATCCGTTACGCTTCGCGGAAAGCTTATGCGGAAACGCGGCCGAGAATCAAAGGAAGGTTTGCTAAGCGGACGGAGATCGAAGCAGAGGTTGATCGCATCTATAGCTCCGCTTCTGCCGCTTTCATGGCTGATTCTGGATACGGCGTCGTCCCGTCGTTTTGACAGGGAAGAGCAGCAGCAGCATGCATCCATCCTTGATCCCTGACTAGTATTCTCAATTATTAGAGTATATTATTGTTTTTGTGGTTTTTTGGctttctaaattttcaaaaataaaaatgctctGCGAATCTGGGTGATGTTATTGGATTAGGAATTGTGTATATTAATTATTGCTTACTATATTAGATTTCTGCAGCTGAAagttccctttttctttttctggaGACTTTGCTGCAAggggccttttttttttttttaatttggcaGCAAAGCAACAGTGGCGGATCTGTTTCTGGATCCTGATTCGGCCGTGCGCACCTTTTGCCCTTATATTTTATTAGCAATATCTTTGATTATTATTTTGGTTCCGAGTCTGAAGCTCAGGAAAATAGGTGAGATGGTGGTGGTCAATGACTGGTTTCAGGAAAAAGCTTCCTCTGCTACTTTGTAGACTTGGGTCAAAATTTCCATGACATGAAAGGCATTTTAAAAGCAAACGCACGGTAACGTCGTTTCTCCCATCATCTTCCTATTTTCCCTTCTCACCCCGCATTTATGAACACCATCACCTtcatctttgaattttttttaaaaaaaaaaacggcCTTTTTGAGTCAATCAAGGTCTTAAACTtcatttcgatttgaaaaaaataatgaaaatcatacaaaattcttttatttatatattatttattatagataatttagaaatgaatggttaaataaaatattgttataagtttattttttcatatgatTTTAAAAGCACTTATAATAAtcatttgttttgataaaaaaaaaaaatttaaaagagaaatttcattttattccaaaatccctcatttgaattttgagcaaATTCCATTACTTAGttcaagtttcgctaaaattttgagactTGTTGAAGTTTGGATGGAAATTGACagccatttcgattttgatttgaaaaaaataatggaaaccaCTTTGATACgaaattcttttatgaagcttcGGAAACGATTAAGTTCtgggactaatatattacaattaaatacatctttatttaaatatttaaatatacaaatgatattcataaattatttaaacattatttattatacCAATGATAATTTAGAAATGAGTGGTTCAATAAAATGTTTTAAtatcaaaagcacttgtaatagccatttgtttcgataaaaaaaatttaaaatagaaatttcattttacTCCTAAATCCCTCATTTGAATTCCGAGAAAATTGTTAAGtttcgacaagttttgctaaaattttgagatttcgaaaAATTTTGGACGACTTGTTGAGATTTCGATAGAAATTGACAaccatttcgatttcaatttgaaaaaaataatggaaaccaCTTGGATACGAAATTCTTTTATAAAGCTTTAGAAATTATTAAGTTCTAGGACTAATATATAACAACTAACTACATCTTTATTGTTGTGTATAAATatatttagtgaatcagttaatacaaatgatatttataaattatttaaatattatttattatacaaataatgataatttagaaatgagtggtcaaataaaatgttcttgtgagtttattttttcatataatttcaaaagcacttgtaatagcCATTTGTTTcgatgaaaaaaatttaaaagagaaatttcattttaCTCCTAAATCCCTCATTTAAACTCCGAGAAAATTTCATTACATAATTAagtttcgacaagtttcgctaaaatttcaagatttcaaaaaatttcaaatgacttattgagatttcaatggaaattgatacccatttcgattttgatttgaaaaaaataatggaaaccaCTTGAATACgaaattcttttatgaagctttagaaatgattaagttctaggactaatatattacaatttacaaCTAAATACATCTTTATTGTTGTGTATAAACA
This window of the Malania oleifera isolate guangnan ecotype guangnan chromosome 6, ASM2987363v1, whole genome shotgun sequence genome carries:
- the LOC131157090 gene encoding zinc finger protein CONSTANS-LIKE 5, which produces MGIEEDSGKIFPSGWVTAKPCDSCESAAALVFCRVDSAFLCAGCDERLHKTTSGHERVWMCEVCEQAPAAVTCKADAAALCVACDRDIHSANPLARRHDRIPVVPFYVSATSVLKSSPVAGASALVPKDAGIDDDGDHSFTIEEAEEAEAASWILPNPNTSNQKFAEDLKPGELFFGDVDPFLDFESGASMNGRFQQHNSGGSDSVVPIKNKALGPSLINHRASENCFDVDFCRSKLSSYSSLSQSVSSDVGVVPDGNSASEVSYPHGKQISGGVDPSGSTASNQASQSCGSSDREARVLRYREKRKNRKFEKTIRYASRKAYAETRPRIKGRFAKRTEIEAEVDRIYSSASAAFMADSGYGVVPSF